The genomic stretch atttttttttcccaccaaaattttttattgagaataataaagtggacatacataggcataaagttaaaatataaatctgcgcatacatgtatgtacacattttgagcaaatataacaaatataacagtataacagtataaattgcgttgtacaatagtatgaattcaagtgtaaagtatagtaagcagcgggctcaggcgagattgaatgagattgaaagtcacgcctggactatacggaggggagatagagcggagccaatgcacacaaagagcggaaatacaaccagagaattatgggtcactcactcaccatatctccagactcctgaccttaccttgcttccttcgcagatgcagaatcgcattgcaaatgacatgagtgacgcacgtcatgcgtgcgttggcaacgcagcgttggcgttgccgtagcaacgtcgggaagcgcgggctcgggggcgatacttaagctggcgtaacttacgccgcgtaagctggctggctgtgcctttgactgacagccaggcagcgaatcagcggtcgcgcagcgctggcggacgggtggcggcaagtggcaaaaggcataaaaccggacatcttaattgtccggtttaacatgcctttttggacaggacacaacGGCCAAAAAACGGACTGTCCGGTctgaaaccggacacctggcaaccctaaatggagggcggagtctagggtgccaggacatctgtgcctatagactactGTGatttaaatccgggcctgacagtGAAGCTGATTTGTTGTTGTGGTAAGTGATGATGATCAGGAGAATATCGAAGGTTTGCATTTAACAAGAATCTTAGCTTAGCACTCATGTGTAAGATGCATTTCCAGGAGTCAGCATTGTGGCAAGGTACATGTGGTAACTTTGACTGGCAGAGCCATTACTCGCTTAGCATTGATGTGACTAAAACCAGGCAGATACAGGTAGTTCCCGACTTATGAACACCCGACTTAAGAACGACCCGCCGCTACGAACGGCATGTATTCTCCATGGGAAAAAgtcaaaaccttttttttctttaaattgcacttgtagtttttgagaaaattgatttaaaaatttttttaaagaaaaaatggcttttaaactcgtgtaagcaggtacagagggcagaggtgacacagagggggacactggaggcactgggggggggggggggggatggggcacagaggaggtacaagggacagagatggcacaatgttctgaacagattcaggttgagaattaacctacagtccctatctagtTGGTTAATCGGTGACTACCCGTATTGTTGGATGGAGACACTCAGcacatacatgaaataaaggcaccttgaaaaaagggcacaggggacCACTGCTACTACAATATTGCTAAAGTTAGCAATATCCTACTACTGCATTTTTATTGTAAAATACTGGTAACTAGCCGAccagcggcgtagcatacgccgcataattaTGAATGCCAGTCCTACACTTGCTGCCGAGCTGtagagggtagcgggcaggaagggggtattgggccgagTGGCGGGGAGGGAGGGTCggaccccacctccctcacctgggtcccccatctgcgctccccctctagcttaagttcagcagcagccgccactattagtaagaggcagcgggcggggatgactcacctcttccgcgttccagcatgcgttccacagtcgtcacttcctgcaatgtaagtggactgtattgtaagtgaacggcattgcaggaagtgacgacagtggaacgcacgctggaaagcggaagaggtgagtcatcaccGCCTTTTACTAattgcggcggctgctgctgaacttaagctaaggtaaacaaaagtttgctttcttaaaacagaaagaatttgcgataattcaggttgaagtgagcttgagatgtctcccagtgcatcactgctgaatatatgcaaattaaccattgtacccttagaagctaaacacacctctagaactgctggaatgcaatgatgtgtcagcttgttaatttgtacagagccataataatccaacatgcatacagaccattttggattgtttgatcctcatcagtgcatggcatagattaatttggctctatgcagtagggcttgtaacaccgagaggtacagactaaccagcaaacatatggtgacccagaactcattggagtgtgtaagggactacaatggccctaaaagcccccttactaagatgttaagaaaaaacagaaagaatttgcgataattcaggttggagtgagcttgagatgtctcccagtgcatcactgctgaatttatgcaaattaaccattgttgctcttagaagctaaacacacctcgagaaccgctggaatgcattgACGGGcctgattcagtaaaccgtgctaagtgttcgcacgcctgtgaaaaacccTTTATCaagcctaaagttagtttaggcgtgataaattcacATCGCACGTAAAGTCCCGGTGCGCCGAAAACGGCGCACCCAATGCGACTTTATAGGCGCATTGCGTGTGCCGTTTTTGTCGCACCGCAATGCAACGTTTTACGTGCACCTTGCTAAAGTTTATTGCACGCGATGtgaattcagtaaacggtgctaacccagttagcaccctagttgtcACGCCCAAGGTCTTTAggattagcaccgtttactgaatcaggcccgatgtgtcagcttgttaatttgtacagagccatagtaGTCTAacttgcatacagactgtttcaaaaTGTTTGATCCTCGACagagcatggcatggattaatttggctctatggagtagggcttgtaacaccgagaggtacagactaaccagcaagctcatggtgaccaagaactcattagagtgtgtgagggactacaatggtcctaaaagcccccttactaaaatactaagaaaaacaaaaatttgctttcttaaaagagaaagaatttgcgataattcaggttggagtgagcttgagatgtctcccagtgcatcactgctgaatatatgcaaattaaacaTTGTTGCCTTTAAAAGCTAAACACGccgccagaaccgctggaatgcaatgatgtgtcaatttgttaatttgtacagaaccgtaataatccaacatacatacagactgtttcggattgtttgatcctcatcagtgcatgacatgtattaatttcattctatggagtaggacttgtaacaccgagaggtacagactaaccagcaagctcatggtgaaccagaactcattagagtgtaTATATTATAGAACTTAGAGGGGCTGAGtagatggggacccaggtgagggaggggacgtCCAaaccccctccccgcggctctgcccaatacccccttttctgcccgctactcccttcagctcggcggcaagtgtaggacTGGCCCtgagggcagggcgctacttcttcttcttgcttggaccggcccttggggcagggcactacttcttcttgcttgaaggttgaggcacctactctattatatatatagatatttaccaatattttactatggctaaacgcaAAACTTCCCTCAAACAGaatccttccctggtggtgcctaaccctaagactctatctggtggtgcagaaacctaagactcccctgatggttcctaaccctaaaacacctccctagtggtgcctaaccctaagacccccatgttgtTACTTAAACCTACCCCCTCcctactgcctaaccctaaatccccctcctaAAGCTCCCCCCTTTCTCTTCCACAAAACCGTGATAAGTGTCTTTGAaggtaaatttgggcacccggaggTGCCCAATTAGCGGCAAGAGGGTAAAATATTTGCGGATAACCTTGCAGAAATCCAAATCGGCTTGCATATAACTAAATTGCGCAAATTTAAAGTTTACCAAAAATATTTACCCCTCTTGCCAGTAATTACCTTCATAGCAGTCCCAAGTTGCGGCAATAAAGGTAAAATTTGGTGCCTGGAGGCGCATGCTAGTGGCCGCCGCCATGCACCAAAATTTCCTTGGTATGCTGTAAAATGCATTCTTATATTATCGTAGGTGCCTATGGCGGCACAGTTTTTTTTGTAAGggctccagcgcccttttttcctgcttcgatACTCATCACTTTCCCACCCTGCTGGAGGACAAGGTACCAGGACAGATTGGAAACAAACAAATGGAGAGCCAGAGAGTAAAGGCAACCTTTTTATGGAGACAAAGGATCTCCTTGAATTCCTACTAGACtagttacagttttttttttcttttgccaagATTAAGTTCTGGAAGAACTCTATTATTTATTgcataaattaatacatttataaatcaaagctttaaagggaaccagagaggaatacaaTTTAAAAATAGACAAAggctttcatacatacctggggcttcttccagcccctaagcctggatcactcccacgccgccatcctccgcttcctggaaccgccgataccaggcccgtcacttccggcgcacgcggccaattgtctgcatcacagcggctccctccatacccgtacgcatgcggctgcggagtagacagcctcatgcgtacttgtacaatagagggagcgccgtgtgatgcggagaattggccgcgtccgccggcctacTGGCCGACTCACGGcgatgacgggacccagtaccggcggatccaggcaacagaggacagcggcgtgggagcgatccgtgcgtatggggctggaggaagcccccggtatgtataaaagcttttttttatcatctctggttctctttaaaacctcAATACACAGCAGTAATGTTTCAGCCTACTTGTGAGCCTGTCCATTATTGTAAGCCTCGGTGCACCATGAGATAtttttcttcttcctccaccattTCTGCAGATTGTCCTTGATCTCCTCCATCCGAATGCCGTAGATGAATGGATTGACAATGGCCGGGAACAGGAAGTGGATGGCACTTACGGTATTCTGCGTGGTGTAGGAGGTGGAGATTCCCGGCATGTAAAAACTGGAAATTAAGATTCCAGAAGCGTAGGTGATGACCACCACTACGAGGTTGGTGCTACAGGTGTGAAGTGCTTTGTAACGAGCCGCTCCCAGTGCAATCCTCAGGACAGTCTGGAGGATTTTCAGGTAGGAGAGGAAGATGATGACAATATCACACACGGTAATAGCAGTCCTCACTAGCAATCCTATCACCTCACCTCTGAGCTCTTGACATCCAAGACCTAGGAGCATCATGTTCTCACAATAGAAGTGATTGATGATATTAGACCTACAGTACCGGACCGAAGAGGAAAGGATGACGACAGGAAGCACAACAAGACAATTCCGTAAGAGTCCATTGATTGCTGAGTGGACCAGCAGCTGTTTGAGGATGATTTCTTGGTAATGTAGTGGTCGGCTGATAGCTAGATACCTGTCTACGGCCATCAGCAGTAGTGTGATGGACTCCGCCATAATACTGGTGAGTATGGTAAATATTTGAGCCAAACACCCGGCAAGTGAAATTTCATTTAGTCCAAATAGAGATAGGAGCATCTTGGGTGTGATGGCCGTGGTGTAGACAACATTGCCAGCCAGAAGTGAGAAGATCAAGGTGTACATCGGGGTGTGAAGACTTTCCTCCAATGCAATGACCAACATAACTACAGAATTGGCGCTCAGTATGACTGTGTATATGAAGGAAAAGGGAAGAGCCAGGAGCGGGCGAAATTTTGTTACCTCTGGGAAACCTAAAAGTCTAAAGTCTTTGTGTGAGACCGAGGAGGTCTTGTTGAGGTTTGATGGAACCATGGTTGTCTGAAAAGCAACAGTTCAGAGTTATCATTGGCTAGGTTTCTCAATAAAATATCCATAGGAATCAGTTAATTGGGAGCAATTTAAGACCTAAACAACTATAGACATTTCAGAACTTTTTTAACACGCTGAGGCTACTTTCTGAAGGACCTGCACCCACCTGCCATGAGGACATATTGCAGTAAATCCTGGACATCCTGAATATATTGCAACACTTTGGTAATCCAGCAGGTGCATGTGCAAAACTGCAATCTCTTTACATCTATTTAACTAATGTTTTAGCTGGTATAGCTATGTTCTACTATAATAACAATGATGTAGGGTGAAACCTTCTGGCACCCAAATCACTTAAAATATACATGAACTGACGTGACATTTtgaaataaacatggggacataaAGTACTATTTCTAGTAATAACTGAGGGATGCCTAAAACATAGGGGTCAAGGGGTACTCGTACTCGAGATGATGCTATCCACACGGGATACTTTGCCaatcctactaatcctactaatataataaatgggaaagttcggatgtttggatgtttgttactcgatcacgcaaaaatggctgaacggatttgaatgaaatttggcacatacatagaacactacctggaataaagtataggatactttttattcccataaccaaaaagggggcggagacacatacaaatttcactggaaaatgtaaactgcagccattcttacactgttaatggtagggttctcaaactttgcacagttggtcgctgggtgactgggattaatattcagaaaagtgggtggagcctataaaagccaatcaaacttgacctattgattttcaaagggagtatgtaattgctgccattcttgcactgttaatggcacaagcctcaaacctggtacagttgatcattgggtgactggggttcaatttcagaaaggggggtggagccacaaacagctaatcagatttgtttcattccaatgcaaattattgatgtcaaacaccgcaaagctcacaaacttggtaattgagtaactgATTAATTGTTTttgagggttaggaaagtgggcacagccaacaccagccaaatacataagcgggcaacatggGGTCAtaagagaaaaatacaaattttactagaaaaatgtaaactgcagcaattcttacactattaatggtagggttctcaaactttgcacagttggtcactgggtgactgggattaatattcagaaaagtgggtggagcctacaaaagccaatcaaaattcacctattgatttttcaggggaatatttacattgctgccattcttgcactgttaatggcacaagcctcaaacctggtatagttgatcattgggtgactggggttcaaattgagaaacggaggtggagccacaaatagccaatcagatttgtttcattttaatgcaggttattgatgccaaagactgcaaagctcacaaa from Hyperolius riggenbachi isolate aHypRig1 chromosome 2, aHypRig1.pri, whole genome shotgun sequence encodes the following:
- the LOC137544601 gene encoding olfactory receptor 56B34-like, which gives rise to MVPSNLNKTSSVSHKDFRLLGFPEVTKFRPLLALPFSFIYTVILSANSVVMLVIALEESLHTPMYTLIFSLLAGNVVYTTAITPKMLLSLFGLNEISLAGCLAQIFTILTSIMAESITLLLMAVDRYLAISRPLHYQEIILKQLLVHSAINGLLRNCLVVLPVVILSSSVRYCRSNIINHFYCENMMLLGLGCQELRGEVIGLLVRTAITVCDIVIIFLSYLKILQTVLRIALGAARYKALHTCSTNLVVVVITYASGILISSFYMPGISTSYTTQNTVSAIHFLFPAIVNPFIYGIRMEEIKDNLQKWWRKKKNISWCTEAYNNGQAHK